One Candidatus Rokuibacteriota bacterium DNA window includes the following coding sequences:
- a CDS encoding 2-oxoglutarate oxidoreductase, translating to MIDQTCSLLTYGLDEDRDLTMADYESGLARWCPGCGDHAILTATQRLLETEQLPPEQTVFVSGIGCASRFPHYVHTYGFHGIHGRALPVAVGVKVRRPDLHVFVVMGDGDCCSIGSAHWVHTTRYNPDLVALMLDNGVYGLTKNQTSPTSPKGKPSNTQPRGALLPPLNPLSVTLGVTNASFVAQTGDWVPAHLYETLLAAFRHRGFAFVRILQRCPQYTTDLYEGAVRDPGLIELLVHPDGVSVPDLARIYKNQVRHDPADLDAARRLAAPDGKIRLGVLYRNETLPVYEDIRSVPAPSRAEKVALLNTELDRYAV from the coding sequence ATGATCGACCAGACCTGCTCGCTGCTGACCTACGGCCTCGACGAGGATCGCGATCTGACCATGGCGGACTACGAGAGCGGGCTGGCGCGCTGGTGCCCGGGCTGCGGGGACCACGCGATCCTCACCGCGACGCAACGGCTCCTGGAGACCGAGCAGCTGCCGCCCGAGCAGACGGTCTTCGTCTCGGGGATCGGCTGCGCGAGCCGGTTCCCGCACTACGTCCACACGTACGGCTTCCACGGGATCCACGGCCGGGCGCTGCCGGTCGCAGTCGGCGTCAAGGTTCGCCGCCCGGACCTGCACGTCTTCGTCGTCATGGGAGACGGCGACTGCTGCTCCATCGGGTCCGCCCACTGGGTCCACACCACCCGCTACAACCCCGACCTGGTCGCCCTCATGCTCGACAACGGCGTGTACGGGCTCACGAAGAACCAGACCTCGCCCACGAGCCCCAAGGGCAAGCCGAGCAACACGCAGCCGCGCGGCGCGCTCCTGCCCCCGTTGAACCCGCTGTCGGTCACGCTGGGCGTGACCAACGCCTCGTTCGTGGCGCAGACCGGGGACTGGGTGCCGGCCCATCTCTACGAGACGCTGCTGGCGGCCTTCCGCCACCGTGGCTTCGCCTTCGTACGCATCCTGCAGCGCTGCCCCCAGTACACGACGGACCTGTACGAGGGGGCCGTGCGCGATCCCGGGCTGATCGAGCTGCTGGTCCACCCCGACGGGGTCTCGGTGCCCGACCTGGCGCGCATCTACAAGAACCAGGTGCGGCACGATCCTGCCGACCTCGACGCGGCCCGGCGCCTGGCCGCGCCCGACGGGAAGATCCGGCTCGGAGTGCTCTACCGGAACGAGACGCTGCCGGTGTACGAGGACATCCGTTCGGTGCCGGCGCCGTCGCGCGCCGAGAAGGTGGCCCTGCTGAACACGGAGCTCGACCGCTATGCCGTCTGA